A region of Sugiyamaella lignohabitans strain CBS 10342 chromosome A, complete sequence DNA encodes the following proteins:
- the MLH3 gene encoding mismatch repair protein MLH3 (Protein involved in DNA mismatch repair and meiotic recombination; involved in crossing-over during meiotic recombination; forms a complex with Mlh1p; mammalian homolog is implicated mammalian microsatellite instability; GO_component: GO:0032390 - MutLbeta complex [Evidence IEA]; GO_component: GO:0097587 - MutLgamma complex [Evidence IPI] [PMID 9770499]; GO_component: GO:0005712 - chiasma [Evidence IBA]; GO_component: GO:0005634 - nucleus [Evidence IEA,IEA]; GO_component: GO:0005634 - nucleus [Evidence IPI] [PMID 10570173]; GO_component: GO:0000795 - synaptonemal complex [Evidence IBA]; GO_function: GO:0005524 - ATP binding [Evidence IEA]; GO_function: GO:0016887 - ATPase activity [Evidence IBA]; GO_function: GO:0016887 - ATPase activity [Evidence ISS] [PMID 23316435]; GO_function: GO:0030983 - mismatched DNA binding [Evidence IBA,IEA]; GO_process: GO:0006281 - DNA repair [Evidence IEA]; GO_process: GO:0006974 - cellular response to DNA damage stimulus [Evidence IEA]; GO_process: GO:0000710 - meiotic mismatch repair [Evidence IMP] [PMID 23316435]; GO_process: GO:0006298 - mismatch repair [Evidence IEA]; GO_process: GO:0006298 - mismatch repair [Evidence IMP] [PMID 10679328]; GO_process: GO:0006298 - mismatch repair [Evidence IMP] [PMID 9770499]; GO_process: GO:0007131 - reciprocal meiotic recombination [Evidence IEA]; GO_process: GO:0007131 - reciprocal meiotic recombination [Evidence IMP] [PMID 10570173]), translating to MVHKNKKRNFKAVMGNKIMRLARHGTFVSVSDLFDSMPVRRKVMLSNNWNTHVQELKFQLVPLLVQFPDVSFTVYQHNKTSLTEVFNIANPANLTSILSITSVVEGTSGYIPREVAVLRAMHNSAVAQWDRIDYVDDSGDLAVYGIISRQLVPAAPTTFQHILINGKRLESSSKLCQEVDTLLQASDYCCGERSRRGKQNSKSPFILSIKALHYNPEIEDFNADARNILKKVLVTAVSECLIARGYKLKGERLLTKRASENNRKIDMRVSKKQKGKQKGESGESQAHDKENSGSGSFDFNEHLQESAGIEATKVSEPEIPSLSSETSKYFSSFSQESSSQKLVKEDIENCEVIAQVDDKFIMVKMRATSEYPVLALVDQHAADERVILEKLMTSTFKSQHEAVAVKAPIRIEGLSNDDLTLLADYRLIFEQWGVKYEISSASRSVAVSHLPLLVESKFEDASFVYKLVVSHARDLFYGKVSKAIWIPQSYSTHKVSDMNSESVAWPILSRCCPVVIFDLLNMTACRSAVKFGDKLSLSECKLLIRDLSLCYFPFQCAHGRPTTVPLMSI from the coding sequence ATGGTacacaaaaacaaaaagcGCAATTTCAAAGCTGTAATGGGTAACAAGATTATGAGACTGGCCCGCCATGGCACGTTTGTGTCAGTGTCAGATCTGTTTGATTCTATGCCCGTAAGGAGAAAGGTAATGTTGAGTAATAACTGGAATACTCATGTGCAAGAACTTAAATTTCAGCTTGTGCCACTGCTGGTCCAATTCCCCGACGTCAGTTTCACCGTATATCAACACAACAAGACCAGTTTGACCGAGGTTTTCAACATCGCGAATCCTGCCAATTTAACGTCGATTTTATCAATTACCAGTGTGGTAGAAGGTACTAGTGGCTATATACCTAGAGAAGTAGCTGTTTTGCGAGCCATGCACAACAGTGCTGTTGCTCAATGGGATCGCATTGACTATGTTGACGACTCTGGTGATTTGGCTGTATATGGGATTATTAGTAGACAACTTGtcccagcagcaccaacaactTTCCAACATATTCTTATAAATGGAAAAAGACTAGAAAGCAGCTCGAAACTGTGTCAAGAAGTAGATACTCTTCTTCAGGCAAGCGATTATTGTTGTGGAGAGCGGTCCAGGAGGGGGAAGCAGAATTCAAAAAGTCCGTTTATCCTGTCAATTAAAGCATTACATTATAACCCagaaattgaagatttcAATGCTGATGCTAGAAATATTCTGAAAAAAGTATTGGTGACGGCTGTCTCTGAGTGTTTGATTGCAAGAGGATATAAACTGAAAGGCGAGAGGTTACTGACGAAAAGGGCGTCTGAAAATAACCGAAAGATTGATATGAGAGTAtcgaagaaacagaaagGTAAACAGAAAGGAGAATCCGGAGAGTCACAGGCGCATGATAAAGAGAATTCTGGAAGCGGCAGCTTTGATTTCAACGAGCATTTACAAGAGTCCGCTGGGATTGAAGCCACAAAAGTCAGTGAACCAGAGATTCCATCACTTTCATCAGAAACCTCAAAAtacttctcttctttttcacaAGAATCATCGTCTCAAAAGCTTGTTAAAGAAGATATAGAGAATTGTGAAGTTATTGCACAAGTTGACGACAAATTCATCATGGTGAAAATGAGAGCCACGAGTGAGTATCCAGTCCTCGCTTTAGTTGACCAACATGCCGCGGACGAACGTGTTATACTGGAAAAACTAATGACTAGTACTTTTAAGAGTCAGCATGAAGCAGTGGCTGTGAAGGCTCCTATCAGAATAGAGGGTCTATCAAACGACGACTTGACCCTTCTCGCAGATTACAGACTAATAtttgagcaatggggtGTCAAATACGAGATATCGTCTGCTAGTCGTAGTGTTGCAGTGTCACACTTGCCATTGCTTGTGGAGAGCAAATTTGAAGACGCCAGCTTTGTTTACAAACTTGTAGTTAGTCATGCACGAGATTTGTTCTATGGGAAAGTATCCAAGGCTATATGGATACCGCAAAGCTATAGTACTCACAAAGTTAGTGATATGAATAGTGAATCTGTCGCATGGCCAATACTGTCTAGATGCTGTCCGGtggttatttttgatttgttaaACATGACTGCCTGTCGTTCTGCTGTGAAGTTTGGCGACAAACTTTCACTTTCTGAATGCAAACTCTTGATTCGCGACCTTTCCCTATGCTACTTTCCTTTCCAATGTGCACATGGTAGGCCGACTACCGTTCCTCTGATGTCCATCTAA
- the RPL21B gene encoding ribosomal 60S subunit protein L21B (Ribosomal 60S subunit protein L21B; homologous to mammalian ribosomal protein L21, no bacterial homolog; RPL21B has a paralog, RPL21A, that arose from the whole genome duplication; GO_component: GO:0022625 - cytosolic large ribosomal subunit [Evidence IDA] [PMID 11983894]; GO_component: GO:0005622 - intracellular [Evidence IEA]; GO_component: GO:0030529 - ribonucleoprotein complex [Evidence IEA]; GO_component: GO:0005840 - ribosome [Evidence IEA,IEA]; GO_function: GO:0003735 - structural constituent of ribosome [Evidence IEA]; GO_function: GO:0003735 - structural constituent of ribosome [Evidence IC] [PMID 11983894]; GO_process: GO:0002181 - cytoplasmic translation [Evidence IC] [PMID 11983894]; GO_process: GO:0006412 - translation [Evidence IEA]), translating to MPHKFYHGKTGIVYNITKSSVGVIVQKVVGNRYIEKRVNLRVEHVKHSKCRQEFLNRVKENAAKKIEAREKGERVELKRQPAKPRDARTISLTAPETIAPVAYETFI from the coding sequence ATGCCCCACAAGTTCTACCACGGTAAGACCGGTATTGTCTACAACATCACCAAGTCTTCTGTCGGTGTCATTGTCCAAAAGGTCGTTGGTAACAGATACATTGAGAAGCGTGTCAACCTCCGTGTTGAGCACGTCAAGCACTCCAAGTGCAGACAAGAGTTCCTCAACAGAGTCAAGGAGAACGCTGCCAAGAAGATCGAGGCCAGAGAGAAGGGTGAGCGTGTTGAGCTCAAGAGACAACCCGCCAAGCCAAGAGATGCCCGCACCATCAGCTTGACTGCTCCCGAGACCATCGCTCCTGTTGCTTACGAGACTTTCATTTAA